Below is a window of Picosynechococcus sp. PCC 7002 DNA.
CGTGTTTTTTTAAAATGGTTTTTCTTAGGAAGCCGTTTTGTTGGTCTGGATATAAAGGATCAACAAAAAAACGGTGGGTACGAGTACAAAAAGAATCGTTGCAATGAAACCGAGATCGTTAACTTGCATTGAATAATCGCCTCTTCATCGAGCTAGAT
It encodes the following:
- the psbM gene encoding photosystem II reaction center protein PsbM, yielding MQVNDLGFIATILFVLVPTVFLLILYIQTNKTAS